CGGCGCGATCGCCAGGACGGTGCGCCGCAGGTCGCCGCCGCCCAGCCGCGTCACACCGATCCGCCGGCCCACCGCCCGGCGCAGCAGCAGGTACTCCAGCCAGGCCCCCACCGCCGCCCCGAGGGCGAGCCCGAGCGCCCCCAGCCGCGGCACGTCCGGGGCGCTGTCGCGCATGGCCGCCGGCAACGGCGAGAACGCCGGCAGGTCGCCCATCAGGGCGACCCCGTCCGGGCTCACGCCGACCCGGTCGAGCTGCAGCATCAGGACCGCGCCTACCGCCGCCGAGATGGTGACCCGCAGCGCGCTGATCCTGGCCGGCGTGGCCACGTTGCCGATGGCGTAGAGGGCCGATTGGAGGAGCCGGGAGCCGGTCGAGGCGAACAGGCCCACGCTGTACCCCGCGAGGATCCCCCACACCTGCAGGGTGGCTGCGGTCCCGAACTCGCCGGTCTGGAAGATCGCGCCCACGACGAGGTCGCCGATCGCGAGATACACAGCGATGGTGGGCACGACGAAGAAGGCGATGCGGGCCAGTCCGCTGTCCAGTCGAACGAGGAGCACGCCCTGGTCGTCGGCGGTCGTGCTGGAGAGCTCCGGGAGCTCGGCGGCGGCCACGCTCATCCCGAACAGCGAGATCGGCAGCAGGTAGAGGATCTGGGCGTACCCAAGGGCGGCGAGGGCCCCGGCCACGAGGAAGCTCGCGAGGAGGGTGTCGACATAGGCCGACAGCTGGACGACCCCCCGGCCGGCGACGACCGGGCCGAACGCGCGGACGGCCCGGCGCACGCCGGGGTCGCCGGTGCGCAGGCTCGGACGCAGCCCGGGCACCAGACGCACCACCTTCGGCAGCTGCACCGCGAACTGCAGGACCCCCCCGGCCAACGTGCCCCACCCGAGCGCCGTGGCCAATCCGGCGAGCGCCGCGGATTCCTCCGAGCCGCCCCGGAAGACCGTCAGGCCGAAGCCGACGAGCACGGCGACCTGCACGGCGTTCAGCACGACCGGCGCCACGTAGGACAGGAAGAAGTGGCGGTGGCTGTTCAGGACCCCGAGGCACCACGCCGAGAGGACCAGGAACCCGATCCCGGGTGTGACGATGCGCACCAGCGTCACGGTGAGGTCGAACCGGGCCCCGGTGAACCCCGCGGCGATCACCCGGGTGATGGGTTCGGCGAAGAGCACACCGACGAGGACCAGGCTGCCGGTCAGGGCGGTCAGCAGGCCGGCGATGGCCCCGGCGACCACGCCGGCGTCCCGCTGGCGTCCCTCGGCGAGAAGCCGGCTGTACACGGGGATGAACGAGGCGGAGAGCACACCCTCGCCGAGGAGGTTCTGCAGCAGGTTCGGGATGCGCATCGCGGCGCGGAACGCGTCGGTGGCGAAGCTCGTGCCCAGGAAGTGGGCCATCGCCCGCTCGCGGACCAGCCCGCTGATCCGTGACAGGAAGATCCCCGCTGCCACCAGCGTGGACCCGCCTCGGGAGGAGGCGGCGGGCCGATCCGGGTCCGCCACACGTGCACCGTTCGTTCGATTGCGTGGCGGTGATGCTACGGGGCGCTTGTCGAGGTCACCCACCCGCGAGGTGTCGGGCGAGGAATGCTTCGGCGGCCGCGCGCAACCGCATGCGGTTGGCGGGCGTCGTGAGGCGGCCGCCCTCGCCCTCGAAGACGAGGTGGTCGTGGTCGAGGCCACGGTCGCGCAGCACGGCCACGAGCTCCGCGCTCTCGGCAGGTGTGACGCGCGGGTCGTCGGCGCTCTGGGCGAGGAGCAGCGGAATCGAGAGGTCATGGGCCCGCGACAGGGGGGAGCGCGCCCACAGCATGTCGGCGTCGGTGTCGGGGTGGCCGATGCGCCGGTGGAGCATGGCTCGCCGCGACGCCGGATGCGGCGGCACCGCGCGGAGCAGCGTCAGCAGGTTGGCGGGGGCGCAGGCGGCCAGCGCACAGGTGAACCGCTCGGGGGTGACGGTCGCGGCGCACAGGGCGGCGTAGCCACCGTAGGAGCTAGCCCGAGTTTCCTGGATAGCCGTGCGCTGATTGGTGTTTGTGCTGGTCAGC
This region of Egibacteraceae bacterium genomic DNA includes:
- the murJ gene encoding murein biosynthesis integral membrane protein MurJ gives rise to the protein MADPDRPAASSRGGSTLVAAGIFLSRISGLVRERAMAHFLGTSFATDAFRAAMRIPNLLQNLLGEGVLSASFIPVYSRLLAEGRQRDAGVVAGAIAGLLTALTGSLVLVGVLFAEPITRVIAAGFTGARFDLTVTLVRIVTPGIGFLVLSAWCLGVLNSHRHFFLSYVAPVVLNAVQVAVLVGFGLTVFRGGSEESAALAGLATALGWGTLAGGVLQFAVQLPKVVRLVPGLRPSLRTGDPGVRRAVRAFGPVVAGRGVVQLSAYVDTLLASFLVAGALAALGYAQILYLLPISLFGMSVAAAELPELSSTTADDQGVLLVRLDSGLARIAFFVVPTIAVYLAIGDLVVGAIFQTGEFGTAATLQVWGILAGYSVGLFASTGSRLLQSALYAIGNVATPARISALRVTISAAVGAVLMLQLDRVGVSPDGVALMGDLPAFSPLPAAMRDSAPDVPRLGALGLALGAAVGAWLEYLLLRRAVGRRIGVTRLGGGDLRRTVLAIAPAAAAGVAARPLLDDLPPLVAGPVAAGVLGVVYLAVAWRLRIPGATGLVDAVRRRLP
- a CDS encoding prolyl oligopeptidase family serine peptidase; translated protein: LTSTNTNQRTAIQETRASSYGGYAALCAATVTPERFTCALAACAPANLLTLLRAVPPHPASRRAMLHRRIGHPDTDADMLWARSPLSRAHDLSIPLLLAQSADDPRVTPAESAELVAVLRDRGLDHDHLVFEGEGGRLTTPANRMRLRAAAEAFLARHLAGG